In Chroicocephalus ridibundus chromosome 4, bChrRid1.1, whole genome shotgun sequence, one genomic interval encodes:
- the CALM1 gene encoding calmodulin-1, whose translation MADQLTEEQIAEFKEAFSLFDKDGDGTITTKELGTVMRSLGQNPTEAELQDMINEVDADGNGTIDFPEFLTMMARKMKDTDSEEEIREAFRVFDKDGNGYISAAELRHVMTNLGEKLTDEEVDEMIREADIDGDGQVNYEEFVQMMTAK comes from the exons atg GCTGATCAGCTGACTGAAGAACAGATTGCTG AATTCAAGGAAGCCTTTTCCCTATTTGACAAAGATGGTGATGGTACTATTACAACAAAAGAACTGGGAACTGTCATGAGATCACTGGGTCAAAATCCAACAGAAGCAGAATTGCAGGATATGATCAACGAGGTAGATGCTGATG GCAATGGCACTATCGACTTCCCTGAATTTTTAACCATGATGGCCAGAAAAATGAAGGACACAGACAGCGAGGAAGAAATCCGTGAGGCATTCCGAGTCTTTGACAAG GATGGCAATGGCTATATCAGTGCAGCAGAACTACGTCACGTTATGACAAACTTAGGAGAAAAGCTAACAGATGAAGAAGTAGATGAAATGATCAGAGAAGCAGACATTGACGGGGATGGGCAAGTCAACTATGAAG AATTCGTACAGATGATGACTGCAAAGTGA